The Vibrio coralliilyticus genome segment GATACTGAAACATCGATCGTTTGATTATCTTTAACAAACGACCAGTTTTTCGTGTTTAAATGTGTTAAGCAATTATGCTCGCTTAACTCTTCAGCTACTTTCGGCTCTCCGACGCTATCCAAATAAGTTTGCGAAGCACATACCGCCATATCAATAGCCATCAATCGACGAGCAATAAGATTGTCTGCGGGTGTATCGGTAAATCTGAGTGCAACATCGACCCTTTCATCCACTAACTCTGAATATTGATCCGAAGCCAATATGTCAATAACGACCTGCGGATATCGCGAGACAAATTTCTCGACGATATCTATCAATAAGTTTTGTGCAAGCCCTATAGGGGAGGCAACTCTAATTGTCCCAATTAACGCGTCCTTACGATTATTCGCTTCCAGCTCTAATGCAGCAGCCTCGTCCAAAATGCGTTGGCATCGTACATACGCTTGCTCACCAGCATCCGTCAGGCTGACTTTTCTTGTTGTACGATGAAGCAAGCGCTGTTGAAGCCAACTTTCAATCTCCTGAACGTGACGCGACACCTGTAGACGGCTGATATCGAGTGCATCCGACGCTTTGGTAAAACTCTTAGTGTTCGCTACTTCTATAAAACTTCTGATTGCGGTTAGGCGATCCATATATCACCATTAGTCACATAAAAGGATACAATGTGTATCATTATGGCTAATTTATAACTCATTTAACACCTATTAGACTGCAATTGTTGTCAATAAATACAAAATAACTCATAGGAGAAACAAAGATGAAAATTGCAGTATTAGGTGCATCAGGCTGGATCGGTAGCCACATCGTAAACGAAGCAAAAGCGCGCGGGCATGAGGTTATCGCTTTAGTAAGAAACCCTGCTAACTTTGAAATAAAAGGTGTTGAGACAAGACAGTTTGATTTACTGGATAGTAGTGCTGATATCATAGCCGCAGTTGATGATGCAGAAGTCGTGATCTCAGCCATTGGCGGACGCGCCGCCGGCAATCACGACATCGTCGCTAGAACAGCAGAAACTCTGCTGACTCAGCTGCCTAAATCTAGCGCATCTCGACTAATTTGGGTCGGTGGCGCCGGTTCTCTGGAAGTTGCACCTGGCGTTCAGCTTATTTCTATTCCAGAATTTCCTGACGAGTATAAGCCAGAAGCTGTCGCTATGGGAGAAGCTTTAGAGGTGTTTCGCTCGGCTGAAACTTCTGTCAACTGGACCTTCATCAGCCCTGCAGCAGAAATTTTCCCTGGGGAGAAGCAGTCCCCCTACCGAATTGGTGGTGACACACTGCTGACAGACAGTGATGGCAACAGTCGAATCTCAGTCGCTGATTATGCTGTTGCTATGATCGACGAACTTGAGTCAGCCAAGCACCTAAACCAACGTATTGGTGTTGCGTACTAAGTAAAAAGGAGCCTTACATGGCTCCTTTTTACTTATAAAAGTGATGATATATCGACAGCCCTAATACTGACTCATCACAAAGTTTTCACAATCAACGAAAACGCCGGATGGCTGTGTTAAGCTTTTCCATGAACTCAGGGTGTTGTTCTAGAAAACGTTTTGAGATATAGAGGCCAAAAGCCTTTTCTTCTTCTAAAACCACACCATACCCTTCTAAGTCGATCACATCATGGAGAAATACCACCTCAGCAACAAGAAAGGCATCAATCTCCTTATTATCCAGCTTTTCAACTAATCCTGAGGGATTGGTCGCTGGCGGACTAATTTGATACCCTTGGTTTTTGAGCCAATAAGAAGTGTTCGTATTGAGTAAACTCGCTACCTTGGCGTTTGCTTTGAAGGTATCACTATGGGGATCAAATCCGTTCATATCTTCGGTTCTAACCACCCAAACCCAACGATTGATCATCACGGGTTCTGAAAAAACCGCATACTTATCCCGTTC includes the following:
- a CDS encoding NAD(P)-dependent oxidoreductase; the protein is MKIAVLGASGWIGSHIVNEAKARGHEVIALVRNPANFEIKGVETRQFDLLDSSADIIAAVDDAEVVISAIGGRAAGNHDIVARTAETLLTQLPKSSASRLIWVGGAGSLEVAPGVQLISIPEFPDEYKPEAVAMGEALEVFRSAETSVNWTFISPAAEIFPGEKQSPYRIGGDTLLTDSDGNSRISVADYAVAMIDELESAKHLNQRIGVAY
- a CDS encoding LysR family transcriptional regulator, coding for MDRLTAIRSFIEVANTKSFTKASDALDISRLQVSRHVQEIESWLQQRLLHRTTRKVSLTDAGEQAYVRCQRILDEAAALELEANNRKDALIGTIRVASPIGLAQNLLIDIVEKFVSRYPQVVIDILASDQYSELVDERVDVALRFTDTPADNLIARRLMAIDMAVCASQTYLDSVGEPKVAEELSEHNCLTHLNTKNWSFVKDNQTIDVSVSGNIRANDLGTLVKVALNGKGIIRLPCDLANPLIEKGELVSILRDCHCPSYALWAVYLSRSYQQPVVRQFIDFLVECWKDDIKRK
- a CDS encoding substrate-binding periplasmic protein, giving the protein MMTKPLLITALVFIFMSMKTHAAYDMHFFLPDFPPYTMVNDQGQPDGIGLEKVLPILSSIGVNYTVTVSSNHGRALSELRKERSDGFFMASKNEERDKYAVFSEPVMINRWVWVVRTEDMNGFDPHSDTFKANAKVASLLNTNTSYWLKNQGYQISPPATNPSGLVEKLDNKEIDAFLVAEVVFLHDVIDLEGYGVVLEEEKAFGLYISKRFLEQHPEFMEKLNTAIRRFR